gttgtcgtagtagctgcagttgtcgtaggtgctgcagttgtcgtagtagctgcagttgtcgtaggaactgcagttgtcgtaggagctgcagaaatagttgttgtgggagctacagttgtcgtagtaggcgctgcagttgtcgtagtaggtgctgcagttgtcgtagtaggtgctccagttgtcgcaggagctgcagttgtcgtaggtgctgcagttgttgtagtagctgcagttgtcgtaggaactgcagttgtcattgtagtggtcgtaggagcttcAGTTGTAGCTGTCGTTGTAGATGTGGTTGTTGTCGGACCGTCAGTTGTAGCTGTCGTGgaaggtgtggttgttgttggggCATCAGTTGTAGTAGTTGCTGCAGTTGTagctgttgtaggagctacagttgttgtagtaggacctacagttgttgtaggttcAGCTGCTGCAGTGCTTGAAACTACAACTAATGTTGTAGTAGgatctgcagttgtggttgtagcagtaggtgcagttgtggttgtcgtagtagttGCTGCAGTCATAgtggttgtaggagctgcagttgtagaAGGTGTTGCAGTtgaggttgtcgtaggagctgcagaagtagttgttgtgggagctacagttgtcgtagtaggcgctgcagtggtcgtagtaggtgctgcagttgtcgtagtaggtgctccagttgtcgtaggtgctgcagttgtcgtaggtgctgcagttgtcgtagtaggtgctgcagttgttgtaggaactgcagttgtcgcaggagctgtagttgtcgcaggagctgtagttgtcgtAAGAGCTGCAGAactagttgttgtgggagctacagttgtcgtagtaggcgctgcagtggtcgtagtaggtgctgcagtggtcgtagtaggtgctccagttgtcacaggagctgcagttgtcgtaggtgctgcagttctcgtagtagctgcagttgtcgtaggaactGCAGTTGTCGCAGGTGCTGCAGTAGTCGTAGGAGCTGCAGAACTagttgtcgcaggagctgcagttgtcgtaggtgctgcagttgtcgtaggaactGCAGTTGTCGTTGTAATGGTCGTAGGAGCTTCAGTTGTAGCTGTCGTAGTAGGTGTGGTTGTTGTCGGACCGTCAGTTGTAGCTGTCGTGGAAGGTGTGGTTGTTGTCTGGGCTTCAGTTGTAGTAGTTGCTGCAGTTGTagctgttgtaggagctacagttgttgtagtaggacgTAGAGTTGTTGCAGGTTCAGCTGCTGCAGTGCTTGAAACTACAACTAATGTTGTAGTAGgatctgcagttgtggttgtagcagtaggtgcagttgtggttgtcgtagtagttGCTGCAGTCATAgtggttgtaggagctgcagttgtagaAGGTGTTGCAGTtgaggttgtcgtaggagctgcagaagtagttgttgtgggagctacagttgtcgtagtaggcgctgcagtggtcgtagtaggtgctgcagttgtcgtagtaggtgctgcagttgtcgtaggtgctgcagttgtcgtagtaggtgctgcagttgttgtaggaactgcagttgtcgcaggagctgtagttgtcgcaggagctgtagttgtcgtaggagctgcagaactagttgttgtgggagctacagttgtcgtagtaggcgctgcagttgtcgtagtaggtgctccagttgtcgcaggagctgcagttgtcgtaggtgctgcagttgtcgtagtagctgcagttgtcgtaggaactgcagttgtcgcaggagctgcagttgtcgtaggagctgcagaactagttgttgtgggagctacagttgtcgtagtaggcgctgcggaggtcgtagtaggtgctgcagttgtcgtagtaggtgctccagttgtcgtagtaggtgctccagttgtcgtaggtgctgcagttgtcgtagtaggtgctgcagttgttgtaggaactgcagttgtcccaggagctgtagttgtcgcaggagctgtagttgtcgtAAGAGCTGCAGAactagttgttgtgggagctacagttgtcgtagtagacgctgcagtggtcgtagtaggtgctgcagttgtcgtagtaggtgctccagttgtcgcaggagctgcagttgtcgtaggtgctgcagttgtcgtagtagctgcagttgtcgtaggaactgcagttgtcgcaggagctgcagttgtcgtaggagctgcagaactagttgttgtgggagctacagttgtcgtagtaggcgctgcagtggtcgtagtaggtgctgcagttgtcgtaataggtgctccagttgtcgtaggtgctgcagttgtcgtaggtgctgcagttgtcgtagtaggtgctgcagttgttgtaggaactgcagttgtcgcaggagctgtagttgtcgtaggagctgcagaactagttgttgtgggagctacagttgtcgtagtaggcgctgcagtgctcgtagtaggtgctgcagttgtcgtagtaggtgctccagttgtcgtaggagctgcagttgtcgtagtagctgcagttgtcgtaggaactgcagttgtcgcagtagctgcagttgtcgtaggagctgcagaaCTAGTTGTTGTGGGACCTACAGTTATCGTAGTAGGCGCTGCagtggtcgtagtaggtgctgcagttgtcgtagtagctgcagttgtcgtaggaactgcagttgacgtaggaactgcagttgtcgcaggagctgcagttgtcgtaggagctgcagaagtagttgttgtgggagctacagttgtcgtagtaggcgctgcagtggtcgtagtaggtgctg
The DNA window shown above is from Oncorhynchus mykiss isolate Arlee chromosome 18, USDA_OmykA_1.1, whole genome shotgun sequence and carries:
- the LOC118940991 gene encoding mucin-5AC-like, whose product is TTAAPTTTAAPATTGAPTTTTAAPTTTTVAATTTTSAAPTTTSTATPSTTAAPTTTMTAATTTTTTTAPTATTTTADPTTTLVVVSSTAAAEPATTVGPTTTTVAPTTATTAATTTTEATTTTTPSTTATTDGPTTTTPTTSATTEAPTTTTTTTAAPATTGAPTTTTAAPTTTTAAPTTTTVAPTTTTSAAPTTTAAPATTAVPTSTAVPTTTAATTTTAAPTTTTAAPTTITVGPTTTTTTTTAAPTTTGAPTTTTAAPTTSTAAPTTTTVAPTTTSSAAPTTTTAPATTAVPTTTAAPTTTTAAPTTTAAPTTTGAPITTTAAPTTTTAAPTTTTVAPTTTTTTTTAAPTTTAAPATTGAPTTTTAAPTTTTAASTTTAAPTTTAAPATTGAPTTTTAAPTTTTVAPTTTSSAAPTTTTAPATTTAPATTAVPTTTAAPTTTTAAPTTTAAPTTTTAAPTTTTAAPTTTTVAPTTTTSAAPTTTSTATPSTTAAPTTTMTAATTTTTTTAPTATTTTTTTTPSTTATTDGPTTTTPTTTATTEAPTTITTTTALLQPL